One Bartonella tribocorum CIP 105476 genomic window carries:
- a CDS encoding prephenate dehydratase: MKTLKKTNKISFQGEYGANSHIACSNMFPSMDAAPCATFEDALNLVENGKADLAMIPIENTLAGRVADIHHLLPQSSLYIIDEYFLPIHFQLMVLPGVTHDEIKTVHSHTHALAQCRKIIRNNGWEPVVSADTAGAAKFIKKSAQRSQAALAPLIAAELYGLDILERDVEDNSHNITRFVILSRSKRHVPKPTNGEKIITSLLFRVRNVPAALYKAMGGFATNGINMTKLESYQIGGNFNATQFFVDIEGHPEDPMMKLALEELSFFSAELRIIGTYPAQNDRTLYI; encoded by the coding sequence ATGAAAACACTCAAAAAAACTAATAAAATCTCTTTCCAAGGAGAATATGGAGCTAATTCTCATATTGCTTGCTCTAATATGTTCCCCAGTATGGATGCTGCACCCTGTGCTACTTTTGAAGACGCCCTTAATTTGGTGGAAAATGGGAAAGCTGATCTTGCTATGATCCCGATTGAAAATACTCTTGCTGGACGTGTTGCAGATATTCATCATCTTTTACCACAATCATCGCTTTATATTATTGATGAATATTTTTTGCCTATCCATTTTCAATTAATGGTTTTGCCCGGCGTTACCCATGATGAAATTAAAACCGTCCACAGTCATACGCATGCCCTTGCACAATGCCGAAAAATTATACGAAACAATGGTTGGGAACCTGTTGTTTCTGCCGACACCGCTGGAGCTGCAAAATTTATTAAAAAAAGTGCTCAACGTTCACAAGCAGCCTTAGCACCTCTGATCGCAGCAGAACTCTACGGGCTTGATATTCTTGAAAGAGATGTTGAAGATAACTCTCATAATATTACCCGTTTTGTCATCCTTTCACGATCCAAACGACATGTCCCCAAACCTACAAATGGCGAAAAAATTATTACCAGTCTTCTTTTTCGAGTGCGCAATGTTCCCGCTGCTCTCTACAAGGCTATGGGAGGATTTGCAACAAATGGTATCAATATGACAAAATTAGAAAGCTATCAAATCGGTGGAAATTTTAATGCAACACAATTCTTTGTTGATATTGAAGGACATCCTGAAGATCCCATGATGAAACTCGCCTTAGAAGAGTTGTCTTTCTTCTCTGCTGAATTGCGTATTATCGGTACTTATCCAGCACAAAATGATCGGACATTATATATATAA
- a CDS encoding 3-deoxy-manno-octulosonate cytidylyltransferase: MALEPIILIPARMGSTRLPQKALAEISGKPMIVHVAEQAKKAAIGRTIVATDHNDIAKAVAEYGHEYIITRGDHKSGSDRIYEALMRIDPEQRYNAILNIQGDLPTIMPREIIHALRPLENSFTDIATLGSQIIEESEKRDPNVVKIIGTPLSQNRLRALYFTRTTSPYGDGPLYHHIGIYAYRREALEKFVSFKPSTLEIREKLEQLRALEHNMRIDVEIVDTIPLGVDTQRDLERVRKILA, from the coding sequence ATGGCTCTTGAACCGATTATTCTTATTCCTGCCCGTATGGGATCAACCCGCCTTCCTCAAAAAGCTCTTGCTGAAATCAGTGGAAAGCCGATGATTGTTCATGTCGCAGAACAAGCCAAAAAAGCAGCAATAGGGCGTACAATCGTTGCAACAGATCACAATGATATCGCCAAAGCTGTCGCAGAGTATGGGCACGAATATATCATAACACGAGGTGATCATAAATCTGGATCTGATCGTATTTATGAAGCTTTAATGCGTATTGATCCTGAACAACGCTACAATGCTATTTTAAATATACAAGGTGACCTCCCAACGATAATGCCTCGTGAAATCATTCATGCATTACGTCCTTTAGAAAATAGCTTTACTGATATCGCAACCTTGGGTTCTCAAATCATAGAAGAAAGTGAAAAAAGAGATCCCAATGTTGTCAAAATCATTGGGACACCGCTTTCTCAAAATCGCCTTCGTGCTCTTTATTTCACGCGCACCACATCTCCCTATGGAGATGGTCCTCTTTATCATCATATTGGAATATACGCCTATCGGCGCGAAGCACTTGAAAAATTTGTATCATTCAAACCCTCTACACTCGAGATACGTGAAAAACTTGAACAATTACGTGCATTAGAGCATAATATGCGTATCGATGTGGAAATAGTCGATACAATTCCTTTAGGTGTAGACACACAACGTGATCTCGAGAGAGTACGTAAGATTTTAGCATGA
- a CDS encoding c-type cytochrome has protein sequence MNRWKAIYFIGACLCVLVIVVGISTLSDIVYDHSPSVQYYHTVTKNDTFKEKQKESDIPVSLNSRLQQGDFENGRKIFRQCAICHTSGRNQAGRVGPVLWEIVDRPLASAAGFAYSRALRAHSDQKWDFVTLDRYLRSPREAFPGTIMSFRGIKNDQDRADLLLYLRSLSDHPVPLPIDNNKVNGPK, from the coding sequence ATGAATCGCTGGAAAGCTATCTATTTTATTGGCGCATGTTTATGTGTGCTGGTTATTGTTGTGGGAATTTCCACACTCAGCGATATAGTTTACGATCATTCTCCATCAGTCCAATATTATCACACAGTTACCAAGAATGATACATTTAAAGAAAAACAGAAAGAATCCGATATTCCTGTATCACTAAATAGCCGCCTTCAACAAGGCGATTTTGAAAATGGGCGTAAAATTTTTCGTCAATGTGCCATATGCCATACTTCTGGACGCAATCAAGCAGGGCGCGTTGGTCCAGTTCTTTGGGAAATTGTTGACCGCCCTTTGGCATCTGCCGCAGGTTTTGCATATTCACGTGCATTGCGTGCGCATTCTGATCAAAAATGGGATTTTGTAACGTTAGATCGTTATCTGCGTTCTCCACGTGAAGCATTTCCTGGGACCATTATGTCTTTCCGTGGAATTAAAAATGACCAAGATCGTGCCGATCTTTTGCTTTATTTACGCAGTCTATCGGATCATCCCGTTCCTTTACCAATCGATAATAACAAAGTGAACGGGCCAAAATAA
- a CDS encoding molybdopterin-synthase adenylyltransferase MoeB, translating to MTQETDTKFNNEEIERYARHIILPEIGGAGQQKLKKARVLVVGAGGLGAPVLTYLAAAGVGTLGIVDNDTVSLSNLQRQVIHKTNAINQSKTDSAETTIKAINPHVMIEKHTLRLDKSNVDKLINAYHIIVDGSDNFTTRYLLADHAAQCKKPLISGAVERFNGSLTVLMPYKDNNPHYRDLFPTPPAPDTIPTCAEAGIIGALPGVIGTLQAMETIKMITNIGDPLVGRILLYNGLLAQFNIITYKRSNSKENTIAINKLGES from the coding sequence ATGACACAAGAAACAGATACAAAATTCAATAACGAAGAAATCGAACGCTATGCACGCCACATTATTTTGCCTGAGATTGGTGGTGCGGGACAACAAAAGCTCAAAAAAGCGCGAGTTCTTGTCGTGGGTGCTGGTGGTCTTGGAGCGCCTGTCTTAACTTATTTGGCTGCCGCAGGCGTTGGAACCCTTGGAATTGTCGATAATGACACTGTTTCACTTTCCAATTTACAACGTCAAGTTATTCATAAGACAAATGCAATCAACCAAAGCAAAACAGACAGTGCTGAAACCACTATAAAAGCAATAAATCCCCATGTTATGATTGAAAAACACACCCTACGCTTAGATAAAAGTAATGTAGATAAACTGATCAATGCCTACCATATCATTGTTGATGGAAGTGATAATTTTACCACACGCTATCTTCTTGCGGATCACGCTGCCCAATGCAAAAAGCCTTTAATAAGTGGTGCTGTAGAACGTTTTAATGGCTCATTAACCGTTCTTATGCCGTATAAAGACAATAACCCTCACTATCGCGATTTATTCCCCACCCCTCCTGCTCCCGATACTATTCCAACATGTGCTGAAGCTGGAATCATCGGTGCTTTACCTGGCGTTATTGGAACCTTACAAGCAATGGAAACGATTAAAATGATCACAAACATCGGAGATCCATTGGTAGGAAGGATTCTTCTCTATAATGGATTATTAGCGCAATTTAATATTATTACCTATAAACGATCAAATTCCAAAGAAAATACCATAGCGATTAATAAGCTTGGAGAATCATGA
- the gshB gene encoding glutathione synthase, whose protein sequence is MKIAIQMDHISTIRIQGDTTFALALAAQERGHSLFHYTPDRLSLCDGCVIARLEPLTVHDEVGNHYQLGKPVRTELTDMDVVLLRQDPPFDLNYITTTHLLERIHPQTLVVNNPTWVRNSPEKIFVTEFSDLMPETLITKDIEEITAFRERFGDIIVKPLYGNGGSGVFYLKQDDRNLASLLEMFADVYREPFIVQRYLEAVRKGDKRIILLDGTPVGAINRIPTRTDVRSNMHVGGRAENVALTKRDYEICERIGPALKERGLLFVGIDVIGDYITEINVTSPTGIREIKRFCGTDIAHLFWDVVEFKRSN, encoded by the coding sequence ATGAAAATTGCCATTCAAATGGATCATATTTCAACAATTCGGATTCAAGGAGATACGACATTTGCACTCGCTTTAGCTGCGCAAGAACGTGGACACTCTCTTTTTCATTATACACCAGATCGTTTATCTTTGTGCGATGGTTGTGTGATTGCACGATTGGAACCCTTGACTGTCCATGATGAAGTGGGAAATCACTATCAGTTAGGAAAGCCTGTTCGCACGGAATTAACAGATATGGATGTGGTTCTTTTGCGCCAAGATCCCCCTTTTGATCTCAATTATATCACCACGACTCATTTATTAGAGCGTATTCATCCTCAAACACTTGTTGTGAATAATCCGACATGGGTACGAAACAGTCCAGAAAAAATTTTTGTGACAGAATTTTCTGATTTGATGCCTGAAACGTTAATTACCAAAGATATTGAAGAAATAACAGCTTTTAGAGAAAGATTTGGCGATATTATTGTGAAACCACTTTATGGGAATGGGGGCTCTGGTGTTTTTTATTTAAAACAAGATGATCGCAATTTAGCATCGTTGCTAGAAATGTTTGCAGATGTTTATCGCGAACCTTTTATTGTTCAGCGTTATTTAGAGGCAGTACGAAAAGGAGATAAACGGATTATTTTGCTTGATGGTACGCCTGTTGGCGCCATTAATCGCATTCCGACAAGAACAGATGTGCGTTCTAACATGCACGTTGGAGGTCGCGCGGAAAATGTTGCGTTAACAAAACGTGATTATGAAATTTGTGAACGCATTGGTCCAGCCTTAAAGGAACGTGGTCTTCTTTTTGTGGGGATTGATGTCATTGGAGATTATATAACAGAAATCAATGTAACGTCCCCTACGGGAATTCGTGAAATTAAACGCTTCTGCGGTACAGATATTGCACATCTATTTTGGGATGTTGTTGAGTTCAAACGTTCAAATTAA
- a CDS encoding PstS family phosphate ABC transporter substrate-binding protein, whose translation MSRVLSIGVGLVFALLLSVNVGNARDQIQVTGSSTVLPYQKIVAETFGEIYPHFKVPVIESGGTGAGIKEFCRGIGENTVDIVNASRAMKSSELQSCFDAGVKDVEEIRIGYDGIVFATDIKGPDWRLQPIDVYKALAARVIVDGKLQSNHVSKWNAVNSALPDWTIAAYIPGEKHGTREVFEEKLLAVGCKESGAVKVMKSLGMNDKEIHAACIAVRKDGKAVDIDGDYSETFARLTANKTGVGIFGLSFYQNNADRLKVADINGFAPTVETISSGQYPVSRPLFFYIKKAHLDIVPGLREYVDFFLSDQMIGPEGPLAEYGLIVAPEKERQAQRSDFSSGQVMMLK comes from the coding sequence ATGAGCAGAGTCTTATCAATTGGAGTGGGATTGGTTTTTGCGTTACTGCTGTCCGTAAATGTAGGTAACGCGCGCGATCAAATACAGGTTACTGGCTCATCTACAGTTTTACCTTATCAAAAGATTGTCGCTGAGACATTTGGAGAAATTTATCCCCATTTTAAGGTTCCTGTTATCGAATCAGGTGGAACAGGAGCGGGGATTAAGGAATTTTGTCGTGGTATTGGGGAGAATACCGTTGATATTGTTAATGCTTCACGAGCAATGAAATCGAGTGAATTACAGTCTTGTTTTGATGCTGGTGTGAAAGATGTTGAGGAAATACGCATTGGGTATGATGGCATTGTTTTTGCAACAGATATTAAGGGGCCTGATTGGAGATTGCAGCCGATAGATGTTTATAAAGCCCTTGCTGCTCGAGTTATCGTAGATGGAAAGTTGCAGTCCAATCATGTTTCGAAATGGAATGCGGTTAATAGTGCTCTTCCTGATTGGACGATAGCAGCGTATATTCCTGGAGAAAAGCATGGAACGCGGGAAGTTTTTGAAGAAAAATTACTTGCTGTGGGCTGTAAAGAAAGTGGGGCAGTTAAGGTAATGAAGTCTTTGGGAATGAATGATAAGGAGATACACGCTGCTTGTATTGCTGTCCGTAAGGATGGAAAAGCGGTTGATATTGATGGTGATTATTCTGAAACATTTGCGCGTCTAACTGCGAATAAAACAGGGGTTGGTATTTTTGGTTTGTCTTTTTATCAAAATAATGCTGATAGGCTAAAGGTTGCAGATATTAACGGTTTTGCGCCAACAGTTGAGACAATTTCGAGTGGACAATATCCGGTTTCTCGTCCACTTTTTTTCTACATTAAGAAAGCACATTTAGATATTGTTCCAGGTTTGCGAGAATATGTTGATTTTTTCCTGTCAGATCAAATGATTGGTCCAGAGGGGCCTTTGGCTGAATATGGTTTGATTGTTGCTCCTGAAAAAGAGCGCCAAGCACAGCGTTCTGATTTTTCTTCTGGCCAGGTAATGATGTTGAAATAA
- the pstC gene encoding phosphate ABC transporter permease subunit PstC codes for MRVPFIVFLLLLLGFCGFCISYVRARSLEYKQHKMHSRAYHYGWWTFLITVIPAFIFSILWDAGSTIYLEYNASRELWAYSAHITEPFNHDLLWETLRSLAKMIHYFEGDLSTASYKEVQAQLLVKGLILPHEVSNDVFKIARSWVFSSKKLQFIGYGFLFAIASFGFIYGIIQIAPHQRARNKVETLIIIGLACASIVAVLTTIAIALSLFFQTISFFQSVSFSNFFLGTVWDPRFSASGSSAEVGQFGLIPLLAGTLYIAFVAMLFAVPIGLFSALYMAEYASARLRAIVKPLLEVLAGIPTIVYGFFALKVVGPFLRDLSVSLSDGGGFIMAQSVLTAGVVMGIMLIPFVSSLSDDVITAVPRILREGSYGLGATQSETIKKVVIPAALPGIMGAILLTASRAIGETMIVVLAAGVAANLTLNPFEAMTTMTVKIVNQLTGDFEFNSPQTLVAFALGMTLFVMTLLMNILALYIVRKYREQYE; via the coding sequence ATGCGCGTTCCCTTCATTGTTTTTTTGTTATTGCTTCTTGGATTTTGTGGCTTTTGTATTTCTTATGTGCGAGCACGCAGTCTTGAATACAAACAACATAAAATGCATTCTCGTGCGTATCATTATGGCTGGTGGACATTTTTGATTACTGTTATTCCAGCTTTTATTTTTTCAATTTTGTGGGATGCAGGGAGTACAATTTATTTAGAATATAATGCCTCTCGAGAGCTTTGGGCGTATAGTGCGCATATAACAGAACCTTTCAATCATGATCTCCTTTGGGAGACACTTCGAAGTCTCGCCAAAATGATTCACTACTTTGAAGGGGATCTTTCTACCGCCTCCTATAAGGAAGTGCAGGCACAATTACTTGTGAAAGGATTGATTTTACCTCATGAAGTATCGAATGATGTGTTCAAAATAGCACGGTCATGGGTATTTTCTTCTAAAAAGCTTCAGTTTATTGGTTATGGTTTCCTTTTTGCTATTGCCTCTTTCGGTTTTATCTATGGAATAATACAAATTGCACCTCATCAACGTGCGCGCAATAAGGTTGAAACTTTAATTATTATTGGATTGGCTTGTGCGTCTATCGTTGCCGTCTTGACGACAATAGCCATTGCACTTTCTCTGTTCTTTCAGACAATAAGTTTTTTTCAGTCTGTATCCTTTTCAAATTTCTTTTTGGGAACGGTTTGGGATCCGCGTTTTTCCGCGAGTGGTTCAAGCGCTGAAGTGGGACAATTTGGTTTAATACCGCTTCTTGCTGGTACGCTGTATATTGCATTTGTCGCCATGCTTTTTGCTGTACCTATAGGCTTATTTTCAGCTCTTTATATGGCCGAATATGCTTCTGCGCGATTGCGAGCAATTGTAAAACCATTATTGGAAGTTCTTGCTGGCATCCCAACCATTGTTTATGGTTTTTTTGCTTTGAAGGTTGTCGGACCATTTTTACGTGATCTGTCTGTTTCTCTCTCAGATGGGGGTGGTTTTATTATGGCACAAAGTGTTTTGACTGCTGGCGTTGTGATGGGAATCATGTTGATTCCTTTTGTTTCCTCTTTATCGGATGATGTTATTACCGCTGTTCCACGCATTTTACGTGAAGGTTCTTATGGTTTAGGCGCAACGCAATCTGAAACAATTAAAAAAGTTGTTATACCAGCGGCACTTCCAGGGATTATGGGGGCCATTTTGTTGACGGCATCGCGTGCAATTGGGGAAACAATGATTGTCGTTTTGGCAGCAGGGGTTGCAGCAAACTTAACACTCAATCCTTTTGAGGCAATGACTACCATGACGGTTAAGATTGTTAATCAATTGACCGGTGATTTTGAGTTTAATTCTCCACAAACTTTGGTGGCTTTTGCCTTGGGGATGACACTCTTTGTGATGACACTCTTAATGAATATTCTCGCTCTTTATATTGTGCGTAAATATCGGGAACAATATGAATGA